A portion of the Chthoniobacterales bacterium genome contains these proteins:
- a CDS encoding Gfo/Idh/MocA family oxidoreductase, with the protein MSANDGMNYAPSGKPAPVCKPGDFKFAAVHLEHGHIYGQCNGLVEAGASLKWVFDPDPVRVRAFLETYPQARVARSLDEVLEDPEIMMVAAAAVPSERGPLGCRVMRAGKDYFTDKTPFTTASQLDEARRTVAQTSRKYAVYYSERLHVECAVHAGQLVRAGAIGRVLQTLGTGPHRLSAASRPRWFFERSRYGGILCDIGSHQCEQFLFYTGATDARVVHAAARNAAHPDYPELEDFGECVLQADNGASGYFRVDWFTPDGLGTWGDGRLIILGTEGYIELRKYTDIATSNGPDQLLLVDGKGEHRIACAGKVGYPFFGQLILDCLNRTENAMTQQHAFKAAELCLAAQAMSDKCSTQPATEMSLS; encoded by the coding sequence ATGAGCGCGAATGACGGAATGAATTACGCGCCGAGCGGCAAACCGGCACCGGTGTGCAAGCCCGGCGATTTCAAGTTTGCCGCGGTGCACTTGGAGCACGGGCACATTTACGGCCAGTGCAACGGTCTGGTGGAAGCGGGCGCCTCGCTCAAGTGGGTCTTCGATCCGGATCCGGTGCGGGTGCGCGCATTCCTTGAAACATACCCGCAGGCCCGCGTGGCGCGCTCGCTGGACGAAGTCCTCGAAGATCCGGAGATCATGATGGTTGCCGCCGCGGCGGTGCCCAGTGAGCGGGGACCGTTGGGTTGCCGCGTCATGCGCGCCGGCAAGGACTACTTCACCGACAAGACGCCGTTCACAACCGCGTCACAACTGGACGAGGCGCGCCGGACCGTGGCGCAGACATCCCGGAAGTATGCGGTCTATTACAGCGAGCGGCTGCATGTGGAATGCGCCGTCCACGCGGGGCAATTGGTGCGCGCGGGTGCCATCGGCCGCGTGCTGCAGACGCTGGGCACGGGTCCGCACCGTCTGAGCGCAGCTTCCCGCCCGCGATGGTTTTTCGAGCGCTCCCGATACGGGGGCATCCTCTGCGACATCGGCAGCCACCAGTGCGAGCAATTCCTTTTTTACACCGGCGCCACCGACGCCCGCGTGGTCCATGCGGCCGCCCGCAATGCAGCGCACCCGGACTACCCGGAGTTGGAGGATTTCGGGGAATGCGTGCTGCAAGCCGACAACGGCGCCTCGGGATATTTCCGCGTCGATTGGTTCACGCCGGACGGCCTCGGCACCTGGGGCGACGGGCGGCTCATAATTCTCGGGACCGAAGGCTACATCGAACTGCGCAAATACACCGACATCGCCACATCCAACGGGCCGGACCAGTTGTTGCTCGTGGACGGCAAAGGCGAGCACCGCATCGCGTGCGCCGGCAAGGTGGGCTACCCGTTTTTCGGGCAACTCATCCTCGACTGCCTGAACCGCACGGAAAATGCGATGACACAGCAACACGCGTTCAAAGCCGCCGAACTGTGCCTGGCCGCCCAAGCAATGAGCGACAAGTGCAGCACGCAACCGGCGACGGAAATGTCGCTGTCATAG
- a CDS encoding TIM barrel protein produces the protein MPDPLTSAGTRGRPGLVTVTFRQLAPEEIVAVAKSCGLQVLEWGGDVHVPAGDTKRARDVAALTRAAGLETVCYGSYYRAGHEGEGGKPRFADVLETAVSLGAPCIRVWAGNRGSEVADEAYFRHVCADAERIAGLADARGIRIAFEFHSGTLHDNAEAAGRLLGALPHPNIFSLWQPLVLLDAQQRERSLRAVLPRLAHVHVFHWVPGDPADRRSLCEGEDDWHSWLETIRAAGIKADALLEFVKGDAPEALAADASVLRRLTGFAS, from the coding sequence ATGCCTGACCCGCTCACCAGTGCCGGGACTCGAGGACGTCCGGGGCTGGTCACAGTGACATTCCGTCAACTTGCGCCCGAAGAGATTGTCGCGGTCGCGAAATCCTGCGGGCTGCAGGTGCTCGAGTGGGGCGGGGATGTCCATGTGCCGGCCGGCGATACAAAGCGTGCGCGCGATGTGGCGGCCCTGACGCGCGCCGCGGGATTGGAGACGGTTTGCTACGGCTCCTATTACCGTGCGGGGCACGAGGGAGAGGGAGGCAAGCCTCGGTTTGCCGACGTTCTCGAGACGGCCGTCTCCTTGGGCGCCCCGTGCATCAGGGTTTGGGCCGGCAATCGCGGATCGGAAGTTGCTGACGAAGCTTATTTCCGCCACGTCTGCGCTGATGCCGAACGCATTGCTGGGCTGGCGGATGCGCGTGGAATCCGCATCGCCTTCGAGTTTCACAGCGGCACTTTGCACGACAATGCGGAAGCGGCGGGCCGTCTTCTCGGTGCATTGCCGCATCCGAACATCTTCTCCCTCTGGCAACCGCTCGTTTTGCTCGATGCGCAACAGCGTGAGCGCAGCCTGCGAGCGGTCCTGCCGCGCTTGGCGCACGTCCATGTGTTTCACTGGGTTCCGGGCGATCCGGCCGACCGCCGGTCGCTGTGCGAAGGCGAGGATGATTGGCATTCATGGCTTGAAACGATACGCGCCGCAGGAATCAAGGCCGACGCTTTGCTCGAATTCGTGAAGGGTGACGCCCCGGAAGCGCTTGCCGCCGATGCTTCGGTCCTGCGCCGGTTGACGGGCTTTGCCTCTTGA
- a CDS encoding Gfo/Idh/MocA family oxidoreductase produces MKTHSVGIIMNGVTGRMGTNQHLIRSIKAIIDQGGVKISDNEGIMPDPILVGRSEAKLAALAERTGVKRHTTDLDAALKDKHNLIYFDATLTGQRPVGVRKAIAAGKHIYCEKPSATTSTEALALAKEAEEAGVKNGVVQDKLWLPGLLKLKYLIDTGFFGTILSVRGEFGYWVFTGEHEKLQRPSWNYRKEEDGGIIVDMLCHWQYVIRNLFGEIKALSCLGATHIPQRWDESGKPYKCTADDSAYATFELTNGVVCHFNSSWCVRVKRDDLLTLQVDGTEGSAVAGLRNCTVQHASATPRCLWNPDLDSPIDYKAGWITQPSNEVYDNAFKVQWELFLRHVVKDEPFPWSLREGAKGVQLAELGLQSWAERRWLDVPPLK; encoded by the coding sequence ATGAAAACACACAGCGTGGGCATCATCATGAATGGCGTGACGGGGCGCATGGGGACGAACCAGCACCTGATCCGGTCGATCAAGGCCATTATTGATCAGGGCGGGGTCAAAATCAGTGATAATGAAGGCATTATGCCCGATCCGATCCTCGTCGGACGCAGTGAAGCCAAGCTTGCGGCCCTGGCTGAGCGGACGGGTGTCAAGCGCCACACCACCGACCTCGACGCGGCGCTCAAGGACAAGCACAACCTCATCTATTTCGATGCCACGCTCACCGGGCAACGGCCGGTCGGCGTGCGCAAGGCTATTGCGGCCGGCAAACACATCTATTGCGAGAAGCCGTCGGCCACGACTTCGACGGAAGCGCTGGCGCTCGCCAAGGAGGCCGAGGAAGCCGGTGTGAAGAATGGCGTGGTGCAGGACAAGCTATGGTTGCCCGGACTTCTCAAGCTGAAATATCTCATCGATACCGGCTTCTTCGGCACAATCCTCTCCGTGCGGGGCGAGTTCGGTTACTGGGTTTTCACCGGAGAGCACGAGAAGTTGCAGCGCCCTTCGTGGAATTACCGCAAGGAAGAAGACGGTGGCATCATCGTGGACATGCTTTGCCACTGGCAATACGTCATCCGGAATCTTTTCGGGGAGATCAAAGCGCTTTCGTGTCTCGGGGCCACGCACATCCCGCAACGCTGGGACGAAAGCGGCAAGCCCTACAAGTGCACCGCCGACGACTCGGCCTATGCGACCTTCGAGTTGACCAATGGTGTTGTTTGTCACTTCAACTCTTCCTGGTGCGTGCGCGTGAAACGCGACGATTTGCTCACGCTGCAGGTCGATGGCACGGAGGGATCGGCGGTTGCCGGCTTGCGCAACTGCACCGTCCAGCATGCCTCGGCCACGCCGCGTTGCTTGTGGAATCCGGATCTGGACAGCCCGATCGACTACAAGGCGGGTTGGATCACGCAACCCTCCAACGAGGTTTATGACAACGCGTTCAAGGTCCAGTGGGAGCTTTTCCTGCGTCACGTGGTGAAAGACGAACCTTTTCCCTGGTCCCTGCGCGAAGGAGCCAAGGGCGTGCAACTGGCCGAGTTGGGGCTGCAATCCTGGGCCGAGCGCCGCTGGCTCGACGTCCCGCCTCTCAAATAG
- a CDS encoding cupin domain-containing protein encodes MIIADLSEIHGRTYPARRRTQNIVGGMSPIQAGNFAMGNVTLEANGGQVPWHNQEQEEIYFIVEGEGEMCLGDERRTIKAGQAAYIPSGVFHQLTNTGSTPMRMIYVYGPAGDVAHWRQELDGTLPVAGVDVPPLPPGAQPQCHATFAKDAKE; translated from the coding sequence ATGATCATCGCCGACCTATCCGAAATTCATGGCCGCACGTATCCGGCGCGGCGCCGAACGCAAAATATTGTCGGCGGGATGTCGCCGATCCAAGCGGGCAACTTCGCCATGGGCAATGTCACGCTCGAGGCGAACGGCGGACAGGTCCCTTGGCACAACCAGGAGCAGGAGGAAATTTATTTCATAGTCGAGGGGGAGGGGGAAATGTGCCTCGGCGACGAGCGTCGCACGATCAAGGCGGGTCAGGCCGCTTATATTCCTTCGGGAGTTTTTCACCAACTCACCAACACGGGATCCACGCCCATGCGCATGATCTACGTTTACGGCCCTGCCGGCGACGTTGCCCATTGGCGTCAGGAGCTCGACGGCACCCTGCCCGTTGCGGGCGTGGATGTGCCGCCTCTTCCCCCGGGGGCGCAACCGCAGTGTCACGCAACGTTCGCCAAGGACGCCAAGGAATGA
- a CDS encoding glycosyl hydrolase, producing MKLDTSLTPQSLEKDAVRVFEASAPKILALQKRWKDADGTPVFTVKGRYTSRGWTEWTQGFQFGAAILQFDATGDGEMLGIGREGTLKLMAPHVTHTGVHDHGFNNVSTYGNLRRLLREGRLPADEWEAHFYDLALKASGAVQAARWTQITPELGYVYSFNGPHSLFSDTIRTMRALALAHLLGHRLMGENDRAVSLLGRIIQHADTTSRYNVYFGKNRDIYDVRGRVVHESVFNTNDGNYRCPSSQQGYSPFTTWTRGHAWVLCGYPEQLEFLEILPAEEFGPYGGKEAVLARFLETAKAAADFYLDHTPTDGIPYWDTGAPGLAKMGNYLDRPAEPFSDHEPVDSSAAAISAQGLLRLGRWLENHGEPEAGRKYSAAGLTTAKTLFAEPYLSSDSDHEGLLLHTVYHRPNGWDHVPAGRKVPCGEAAMWGDYHARELALYLLRLAGRGPYLTFYS from the coding sequence ATCAAGCTTGATACTTCGCTGACGCCGCAAAGTCTGGAAAAAGACGCGGTCCGTGTCTTTGAGGCTTCCGCCCCGAAAATCCTCGCGCTGCAAAAGCGCTGGAAGGATGCCGACGGCACGCCGGTATTCACGGTCAAGGGCCGCTACACGTCGCGCGGTTGGACCGAGTGGACCCAGGGGTTCCAGTTCGGAGCGGCCATTCTGCAGTTCGACGCTACTGGCGACGGGGAAATGCTGGGCATCGGGCGCGAGGGAACGCTGAAGTTGATGGCGCCGCATGTCACGCACACCGGCGTGCACGACCACGGATTCAACAATGTCAGCACCTACGGCAACCTGCGCCGCCTCTTGCGCGAGGGGCGGTTGCCGGCGGACGAGTGGGAAGCCCATTTTTACGATCTGGCCCTCAAGGCCAGCGGTGCGGTGCAGGCGGCCCGCTGGACGCAAATCACGCCGGAGCTTGGTTACGTTTATTCGTTCAACGGCCCGCACTCGCTTTTCTCCGACACCATCCGCACGATGCGCGCACTGGCCCTCGCGCATTTGCTCGGACATCGCCTCATGGGCGAAAACGACAGAGCGGTGTCGCTGCTCGGACGCATCATCCAGCATGCGGACACGACGTCGCGCTACAACGTGTATTTTGGAAAAAATCGCGACATCTACGACGTGCGCGGACGGGTCGTGCACGAGTCGGTGTTCAACACGAACGACGGCAACTACCGGTGTCCGTCATCGCAGCAGGGCTACTCGCCGTTCACCACATGGACTCGCGGCCACGCCTGGGTGCTGTGCGGTTATCCCGAGCAATTGGAGTTTCTCGAAATACTTCCGGCGGAGGAATTCGGGCCCTACGGTGGCAAGGAGGCCGTGTTGGCACGATTCCTTGAGACGGCCAAAGCAGCGGCGGACTTTTATCTGGACCATACGCCGACCGACGGAATTCCCTACTGGGATACCGGTGCGCCCGGTTTGGCCAAGATGGGAAATTATCTTGATCGTCCGGCCGAGCCTTTCAGCGACCATGAGCCGGTGGACAGTTCGGCTGCGGCGATCTCCGCACAGGGGTTGCTGCGTCTCGGTCGCTGGCTCGAAAACCACGGCGAGCCGGAGGCCGGGCGAAAATATTCTGCCGCGGGTCTGACCACGGCAAAAACTCTGTTTGCCGAGCCTTACTTGAGCAGCGATTCGGATCACGAAGGCTTGCTTCTGCACACGGTTTATCATCGTCCGAACGGATGGGATCATGTTCCCGCCGGACGCAAGGTTCCGTGCGGCGAGGCGGCTATGTGGGGGGATTACCACGCGCGCGAACTTGCGCTTTATCTTCTCCGGCTGGCCGGACGCGGACCTTACCTCACGTTTTACTCATGA